Proteins from a single region of Sneathiella aquimaris:
- a CDS encoding ImuA family protein, with amino-acid sequence MPPFSQHQKTDLKKSLRALERCSDAQKKEKSPATTSLGLSALDDALPDAGLEHGVIHEIVPQNHTDFPAALGFAAGLVERLSKAHNLPVLWCSLGRGLDHPPRLFPPGLPALGLSPDKILHIDVQNEREMLWVLEEALSCPACPLLIAALNQPEKLYDFTASRRLSLRAARHQGTLFLIRHHLANHHLKGRGATAAATRWSIATRPSQPFFFTNAKMPGFSRPRWQVALTRCKRGRPNLWELEWDHETFSFRLAAPLADRTTAPDLPASTEADIYKISAFR; translated from the coding sequence ATGCCCCCTTTTTCACAGCATCAAAAAACAGACCTAAAAAAGAGCCTGCGCGCTCTTGAACGCTGTTCTGATGCGCAAAAAAAGGAAAAAAGCCCGGCAACAACCTCTTTGGGATTATCTGCCCTTGATGATGCTTTGCCAGATGCCGGGTTAGAACATGGGGTTATTCATGAAATAGTTCCTCAGAACCATACGGATTTTCCGGCAGCCCTTGGATTTGCCGCAGGATTGGTAGAGCGCCTTTCCAAAGCACACAACCTTCCTGTGCTTTGGTGTAGCCTGGGGCGGGGACTGGATCACCCGCCCCGGCTCTTTCCGCCTGGATTGCCCGCCCTTGGTCTTTCACCGGATAAAATCCTGCATATTGATGTTCAGAATGAACGAGAGATGCTGTGGGTTCTGGAAGAAGCCCTTTCCTGCCCCGCGTGCCCCTTATTGATTGCCGCCCTGAATCAGCCTGAAAAATTATATGATTTTACAGCGAGCCGGCGCCTTTCTTTAAGGGCCGCCCGTCATCAGGGAACATTATTTCTGATCCGTCACCATTTGGCCAACCACCATTTGAAAGGCCGCGGGGCAACCGCAGCCGCAACCCGCTGGTCCATCGCAACCCGCCCCAGCCAGCCCTTTTTTTTTACCAATGCAAAAATGCCCGGATTTTCCCGCCCGCGCTGGCAGGTGGCACTCACCCGTTGCAAACGGGGCCGTCCCAATCTTTGGGAACTGGAATGGGATCATGAGACGTTTTCTTTCCGTTTGGCTGCCCCGTTGGCCGACCGAACGACAGCACCTGACCTCCCCGCAAGCACAGAGGCCGACATCTACAAGATCAGCGCGTTCCGATAA
- a CDS encoding LysR substrate-binding domain-containing protein has product MQRKLPPLNQVRSFEAAARHQSFSVAASELGVTAAAISSLVKSLEDFLGVLLFHRGASHIRLTQSGKRYLLRLTPALDDIAIATAEVTGDWRNSFTIAAFPSVAQRWLIPNWAEFKNENPEHTIHIKTVLTAPRSNQDDIDAAIRVRPPDDTTMIWDKIHDDELIPVCHPKFADAHPATVQSLITLPRLKVRTRQTDWVNWFRHMDIDYDPVLLRDDPEFHDLPMAIAAAVQGMGIVIAIKSLIQPELSSGLLVPFMKDTARMLCPFYLTYPPDKAHHPSLQAFHHWILNSKTNQM; this is encoded by the coding sequence ATGCAACGTAAACTTCCCCCGCTCAACCAGGTTCGCTCCTTCGAAGCTGCGGCCCGCCATCAGAGTTTCTCTGTTGCGGCCAGCGAATTGGGAGTTACAGCCGCCGCAATCAGCAGTCTTGTAAAATCTCTGGAAGATTTTTTAGGGGTTCTCCTGTTTCACAGAGGCGCAAGCCATATCCGTCTGACACAATCGGGAAAGCGATATCTGTTACGCTTGACACCAGCCCTTGACGATATTGCAATTGCCACAGCGGAAGTGACGGGAGACTGGAGGAACAGTTTTACCATCGCAGCGTTTCCATCTGTCGCCCAGCGCTGGCTTATTCCAAATTGGGCTGAATTCAAAAATGAGAACCCCGAACACACCATTCACATAAAAACCGTTCTTACGGCACCGCGCAGCAATCAGGACGATATCGACGCTGCGATCCGGGTCAGGCCACCTGATGATACAACGATGATCTGGGACAAAATTCATGACGACGAATTGATACCGGTCTGTCATCCCAAATTTGCTGACGCTCACCCTGCAACAGTACAAAGCTTAATAACCCTTCCCCGACTGAAAGTAAGGACACGGCAAACAGACTGGGTAAACTGGTTTCGCCATATGGATATTGACTATGATCCGGTCCTGTTGCGCGATGACCCGGAATTTCATGACCTTCCCATGGCGATTGCTGCGGCTGTTCAGGGAATGGGGATTGTCATTGCCATCAAAAGCCTGATCCAACCCGAACTCAGTTCTGGTCTGCTGGTTCCTTTCATGAAAGATACAGCCCGGATGCTGTGCCCCTTTTACCTGACCTACCCACCGGACAAGGCCCATCATCCGTCCTTGCAGGCCTTTCATCACTGGATTTTGAACAGTAAAACAAATCAAATGTGA
- a CDS encoding pirin family protein — MKKQTRRLIYQSEGIPASDGDGVKLTRIIGSPELEMLDPFLLLDVFESDQPDDYIGGFPSHPHRGFETVTYLLAGKMRHKDNAGNEGVIVPGGVQWMTAGRGIVHSEMPEQENGLLKGFQLWVNLPASKKMTAPGYQEFPPESIPLVTLENGGTVRLVAGELADHTVGPVTNENTTPTFMDVTLPAGETFKQFIKADHSAFIFVIEGRALVGEQKAPLIKGTLGILSDTGDAVVQASDTGARFLIVAAKSIKEPVARGGPFVMNTRAEVMQAFHDYQSNKF; from the coding sequence ATGAAAAAACAGACACGCAGGCTCATTTATCAATCAGAAGGCATCCCGGCCTCTGACGGTGATGGTGTCAAATTGACCCGGATTATTGGATCACCGGAACTTGAAATGCTGGACCCTTTCCTACTGCTGGACGTTTTTGAAAGCGATCAACCAGATGATTATATTGGCGGGTTCCCATCCCATCCGCATCGGGGTTTTGAGACAGTCACATATCTTCTCGCTGGAAAAATGCGCCACAAGGACAATGCAGGCAATGAAGGTGTGATAGTTCCGGGCGGCGTTCAGTGGATGACTGCCGGGCGCGGGATTGTTCATTCTGAAATGCCTGAACAGGAAAATGGCCTGTTAAAAGGGTTTCAACTCTGGGTCAACTTACCTGCATCGAAAAAGATGACAGCCCCAGGGTATCAGGAGTTCCCGCCAGAAAGTATTCCGCTGGTGACCCTTGAGAATGGCGGAACGGTCCGCCTGGTAGCAGGTGAGCTTGCTGACCATACGGTTGGGCCCGTCACCAACGAAAATACAACCCCCACTTTTATGGATGTTACGTTGCCTGCAGGCGAGACTTTTAAACAGTTCATTAAGGCCGATCATTCTGCCTTTATCTTCGTGATTGAAGGGCGTGCCCTGGTGGGAGAGCAGAAGGCGCCCCTAATTAAAGGCACGCTTGGCATTCTGAGTGATACTGGAGACGCAGTCGTTCAAGCTTCTGACACCGGTGCCCGTTTTCTGATTGTTGCCGCGAAGTCGATAAAAGAGCCTGTCGCCAGAGGCGGCCCTTTTGTGATGAATACGCGAGCCGAGGTCATGCAGGCCTTTCATGATTATCAGTCAAATAAATTTTAG
- a CDS encoding LysR family transcriptional regulator, producing MGQFEDMSLFIRIADTGSITETAYQLNIAKSAVSRRLMNLEDRLGVQLLNRTTRKSSLTEAGRRFYRQSQVILSDMDELSNSMQQRTTELSGTLKVAVPLSFGLMHLSKAVIKFSELHPELDIDLNFADRQVDLVEEGFDLALRIADLADSSLVARKLTTIRHTLSASPSYLEKHGVPESFHDLKNHSLLKYSSPTGLTHFLMDGDGNRHEIKGKTIMTANNGDFLRQAAVEGCGLVFGPTFIVWKDIQAGSLIPVLQEYEYLELGAFAVYPQTRFLSARVRQFIDFLVDYFGPEPYWDAAIP from the coding sequence ATGGGACAATTTGAAGATATGTCACTGTTCATCCGCATTGCGGACACGGGCAGCATTACAGAAACCGCCTACCAGCTGAATATTGCGAAATCGGCTGTCAGTCGGCGCCTTATGAATCTGGAAGACCGTCTTGGCGTCCAGCTGCTGAACAGAACCACTCGCAAATCCAGCCTGACGGAGGCCGGGAGGCGGTTTTACCGTCAATCTCAGGTCATACTGTCCGATATGGATGAATTATCCAATTCAATGCAACAGCGCACCACAGAATTATCAGGAACCCTTAAAGTTGCGGTGCCGTTATCTTTTGGTCTGATGCATCTGTCAAAAGCGGTCATTAAATTCTCTGAGTTGCATCCTGAACTGGACATTGATCTGAATTTTGCAGACCGACAGGTTGACTTGGTGGAGGAAGGGTTCGATCTGGCGCTTAGGATTGCTGATCTAGCAGACTCGTCCCTCGTTGCCCGTAAGCTCACGACTATTCGCCACACTTTGAGTGCCAGTCCTTCATATCTTGAAAAGCACGGGGTTCCTGAAAGCTTTCACGATTTAAAAAACCACTCCTTACTCAAATATTCCAGTCCAACGGGCTTAACGCATTTTCTGATGGATGGAGATGGCAACCGTCATGAAATTAAAGGTAAAACAATCATGACTGCCAACAACGGAGACTTTTTAAGGCAAGCTGCTGTTGAAGGCTGCGGTCTGGTTTTTGGGCCAACCTTTATTGTCTGGAAGGACATTCAGGCAGGATCCTTGATCCCTGTCCTTCAAGAGTATGAATATTTGGAATTAGGGGCATTTGCCGTTTACCCACAAACCCGCTTTTTATCCGCACGCGTCCGACAATTTATAGACTTTCTGGTCGATTATTTTGGCCCGGAACCCTATTGGGATGCCGCTATTCCCTAG
- a CDS encoding glutathione S-transferase family protein, whose protein sequence is MGLLQEGVWVDQWYDTKSSKGRFVRKQSAFRNWVTPDGTAGPSGESGFKAEADRYHLYISHACPWAHRTVIFRALKGLEKMISLSVVHWYMAENGWTFKEAEGVVQDPIHRAEFLHQVYTAADPKYSGRVTVPILWDKKLNTIVSNESSEIIRMFNSAFDQVGALEGDYYPEDLRSEIDAINERIYETLNNGVYRSGFATTQEAYDEAVVPLFETLDWVEEKLSRQRYLTGDRLTEADWRLFTTLVRFDPVYVGHFKCNLKRIADYPNLSNYLRDLYQRPNIAQTVHMDHIKKHYYESHDTINPTRVVPMGPLMDLSARHNREKI, encoded by the coding sequence ATGGGTTTACTTCAGGAAGGTGTTTGGGTCGATCAGTGGTATGACACAAAATCCAGCAAAGGTCGGTTTGTTCGAAAACAGTCTGCTTTCAGAAACTGGGTGACGCCTGATGGGACTGCAGGCCCCAGCGGTGAGAGCGGGTTTAAAGCTGAGGCTGACCGCTACCATTTATATATCTCACATGCGTGTCCTTGGGCGCACCGGACCGTTATTTTCAGAGCCTTGAAAGGCCTGGAAAAGATGATCAGCCTTTCCGTCGTACATTGGTATATGGCAGAAAATGGCTGGACTTTTAAGGAAGCAGAAGGTGTCGTGCAGGATCCGATCCACCGTGCAGAATTCTTGCATCAGGTGTATACAGCAGCCGATCCGAAATATTCTGGTCGGGTTACGGTTCCTATTCTGTGGGACAAAAAGTTGAATACAATTGTGTCCAATGAATCCTCTGAAATCATTCGGATGTTTAATTCGGCCTTTGACCAGGTTGGTGCTTTGGAAGGTGATTATTATCCGGAAGATCTTCGATCTGAAATCGATGCCATTAACGAACGGATTTATGAAACCCTGAATAATGGTGTTTACCGGTCCGGTTTTGCAACAACGCAGGAAGCCTATGATGAAGCGGTCGTTCCGTTATTTGAAACACTGGATTGGGTAGAGGAAAAACTCTCCAGGCAAAGGTATCTGACCGGTGATCGCCTGACCGAAGCCGACTGGCGTTTGTTTACGACACTCGTGCGATTTGATCCGGTTTATGTCGGACATTTTAAATGTAACCTGAAGCGTATTGCCGACTATCCCAATTTGTCCAATTATCTGCGGGATCTTTATCAACGTCCAAATATTGCCCAAACGGTTCATATGGACCATATCAAAAAGCATTATTACGAAAGTCATGATACAATCAACCCAACGCGGGTAGTGCCAATGGGACCGTTGATGGATTTGAGTGCCCGCCATAACCGCGAAAAAATATAA
- a CDS encoding LysR family transcriptional regulator encodes MAENLSITQLRTFLWVATLASFNKTAEKMNTTQPAISSRIAKLEEVLGARLFDRDTGNIQITPAGEALRPYAENIIATAEQLPVIVQGDVSSSGRIQMGITEYAVATWFPEFWESLSTVFPNVQIQLHVDASRNLQIGLEKKSLDVAFLMGPVQDHRINNLDFATYKQSWVAAPSTGLRNDLPYNLVDLKKYPLITGAKLSQQYLEVSGHLKKNRLDQLTLFPCNSFVATMELAKQGVGIGILPEHYTDQEVAKGSLIRLTCDWTPAPLIFTGSYTDGPNSELTKKLINFAKSLI; translated from the coding sequence ATGGCTGAAAATCTTAGTATTACACAGTTGAGAACCTTTTTATGGGTCGCAACACTGGCAAGTTTTAACAAAACTGCGGAAAAAATGAACACGACACAGCCAGCCATTTCCTCGCGTATTGCCAAGCTTGAGGAAGTTTTGGGTGCCCGTTTGTTCGACCGCGATACAGGCAACATACAGATTACACCAGCCGGAGAAGCCCTTCGCCCCTATGCAGAAAACATAATTGCAACAGCAGAGCAACTTCCCGTCATTGTGCAAGGAGATGTATCCAGTTCTGGTCGTATTCAAATGGGAATTACCGAATATGCCGTCGCAACCTGGTTTCCTGAATTTTGGGAAAGTCTTTCAACAGTTTTTCCAAATGTCCAAATACAGCTTCATGTGGATGCTTCCCGTAACCTGCAAATTGGACTTGAAAAAAAATCACTGGATGTTGCGTTCCTGATGGGACCTGTTCAGGACCATCGGATCAATAATCTGGATTTTGCCACCTATAAACAATCCTGGGTCGCCGCACCCTCCACCGGATTACGCAATGACCTCCCCTATAATCTTGTTGATCTGAAAAAATACCCGTTGATTACCGGCGCCAAACTCTCTCAACAGTATCTGGAAGTATCGGGGCATTTGAAAAAGAACCGTCTCGATCAGTTGACCCTTTTCCCGTGTAATTCGTTTGTTGCCACCATGGAGCTTGCCAAGCAAGGCGTTGGTATCGGAATATTGCCTGAACATTATACGGATCAGGAAGTTGCAAAAGGCTCCTTGATCCGACTGACATGCGACTGGACACCGGCGCCCCTCATTTTTACGGGCTCTTACACAGATGGCCCCAATTCAGAGCTGACCAAAAAGCTTATAAATTTCGCTAAATCACTGATATGA
- a CDS encoding CDGSH iron-sulfur domain-containing protein: MSEPLVAGTAPAVVDVKKGKTYFWCACGRSSKQPFCDGSHSGTEFTPVQYEAKKDGFAYFCTCKKTSKQPLCDGTHKELRK, encoded by the coding sequence ATGAGTGAACCATTAGTAGCAGGAACGGCCCCGGCAGTCGTTGATGTAAAAAAAGGAAAGACCTATTTTTGGTGTGCTTGTGGTCGTTCAAGCAAGCAACCTTTTTGCGATGGCTCTCACAGTGGAACCGAGTTTACACCCGTTCAATATGAAGCCAAAAAAGATGGTTTTGCTTATTTTTGCACTTGCAAGAAGACGTCGAAGCAACCCTTGTGCGATGGCACTCACAAGGAATTAAGAAAGTGA
- a CDS encoding TauD/TfdA dioxygenase family protein, with protein sequence MHDYLFSTERLGPVAGALVGGIDLATPFDQQLKDAVNRAFLRHKLLVFKNQNLSEPEQIQFSKQFGSLEIHVISQFNHPLYPEIFRLSNRKDANGNPLGAADGGSYWHSDLSYNECPAKATILHAKEIPDIRADTEFVDMQAAFEALPDNLREKIKDRFAIHAYRSNKSKDKGTSVTLSKTQLAATPEVVHPIVRTHPETGTRSIFSFPGIVQKIKGLTEKEGQPILDALYEHCLQDRFKFSLNWEKGDMAMWDNRCLMHRATTRTLPPDAYRVINRTTVSGDKPY encoded by the coding sequence ATGCACGATTATCTGTTTAGTACTGAAAGACTTGGTCCAGTGGCAGGCGCCTTAGTTGGGGGAATTGACTTGGCGACTCCTTTTGATCAACAATTGAAGGACGCAGTTAATCGTGCATTTCTCCGCCATAAACTGTTGGTATTTAAAAATCAGAACCTGTCTGAGCCGGAACAAATTCAATTTTCCAAACAGTTTGGGTCTTTGGAAATACATGTTATTTCCCAGTTTAATCACCCGCTGTATCCCGAAATTTTCAGATTGAGCAATCGAAAAGATGCCAATGGAAATCCACTCGGGGCGGCGGATGGAGGGTCTTATTGGCATTCTGACTTGTCCTATAACGAGTGTCCGGCCAAGGCGACAATTCTACATGCAAAAGAAATTCCGGACATTAGGGCCGATACAGAATTTGTTGATATGCAGGCGGCCTTTGAGGCGTTACCGGATAATTTGCGGGAGAAAATTAAGGACCGATTTGCCATCCATGCTTACCGGTCGAATAAATCAAAGGATAAAGGTACATCAGTAACGCTATCAAAAACCCAACTGGCCGCAACACCAGAGGTCGTTCATCCTATCGTGCGAACGCATCCTGAAACGGGCACCCGATCAATCTTTTCTTTTCCTGGAATTGTACAAAAAATAAAGGGCCTTACTGAAAAAGAGGGCCAACCGATCCTTGACGCCCTGTATGAGCATTGTCTGCAAGACAGGTTCAAATTTAGCCTAAATTGGGAAAAGGGGGATATGGCGATGTGGGATAATCGTTGCCTGATGCACCGGGCAACGACGCGAACCCTACCACCAGATGCCTATCGTGTGATTAACAGAACAACTGTTTCTGGAGATAAACCTTATTAA
- a CDS encoding glucose 1-dehydrogenase has product MGRLNQKVALITGGAGGIGLATAKLFQAEGAKIVVTDKNAEAGKAALNALEAGAMFLSHDVTSPDAWKSVFEQTIEQFGRIDILVNNAGLLKTAPTQTLMTTDLAHWRAVNSVNVEGVFLGCQTAVRHMKEKGGVIVNIASVAANQSTPNLISYGASKAAVAHLTKSVASHCLYQGYPIRCNSVHPNPIKTAMGDELMSQMGGGDPVAGWREFEKVKGYGGAGEPDDVARSILFLSSDEARHTNGAELMVDGGMAIRVS; this is encoded by the coding sequence ATGGGACGGTTAAATCAGAAAGTAGCCCTTATAACGGGCGGTGCCGGTGGGATTGGTCTGGCGACAGCAAAATTGTTTCAGGCTGAAGGCGCAAAGATTGTCGTCACGGACAAAAATGCAGAGGCTGGAAAGGCTGCATTAAACGCGCTGGAAGCAGGTGCCATGTTCTTGTCGCATGATGTGACGTCACCAGATGCATGGAAGTCTGTTTTCGAACAGACTATCGAACAATTTGGCCGGATCGATATACTTGTGAATAATGCTGGATTGCTGAAAACCGCTCCTACGCAAACGCTTATGACGACGGACCTCGCCCATTGGAGGGCCGTGAATAGTGTGAATGTGGAAGGCGTCTTTCTGGGATGTCAGACGGCGGTCAGGCATATGAAGGAAAAGGGCGGTGTGATCGTTAATATCGCGTCCGTGGCGGCAAACCAATCGACACCAAACCTGATTTCCTATGGCGCCTCAAAAGCCGCGGTCGCTCATCTTACCAAATCTGTCGCCAGTCATTGTTTATACCAAGGTTACCCCATCCGGTGTAATTCGGTTCATCCAAACCCGATCAAAACGGCCATGGGGGATGAATTGATGAGCCAAATGGGCGGTGGCGATCCCGTCGCAGGCTGGCGTGAATTTGAGAAGGTGAAAGGTTATGGCGGCGCTGGAGAGCCCGATGATGTCGCCCGTTCTATTCTGTTTTTGTCCTCCGATGAAGCCCGCCATACAAATGGGGCGGAATTGATGGTAGACGGTGGAATGGCGATCCGGGTCAGCTAG
- a CDS encoding MFS transporter — translation MPPSFSTASQQGVSSTDYLDSRYSWVRLFVSVLLATLGSGGMWSIIVILPQVQDEFGINRGEASLAFTAVMIGFGLGNLIVGRLVDRFGIFIPLLLSCLLISGGFYLSTVVSSFWLFSVIQGTMIGLGTSTLFGPLMSDISHWFFKRLGIAIATAASGNYFAGCFWPLFIKDIVATEGWREAYSLVSIILLATMLPLAMMLRRKVPSKIPTASAADQPTQTMRGKTDLQPNMLQGLLVIAGIGCCVAMSMPQVHIVAYSDDLGYGIERGAEMLSLMLAGGIVSRLASGFLADLFGGIKTLLLGSVLQCIGLILYMPFDGLMALYIISFIFGLSQGGIVPSYAIIVREYLPAHEAGQRVGLVILATVAGMALGGWLSGLIYDLTQSYRAAFINGIGWNLLNIGIMTFVLWRSRLTLQPG, via the coding sequence ATGCCACCTTCCTTCAGTACAGCCTCTCAACAGGGGGTTTCATCAACAGACTATCTGGATAGCCGGTATTCATGGGTCCGTTTGTTTGTGTCTGTCTTGCTTGCGACCCTTGGTAGTGGCGGGATGTGGTCGATCATTGTCATTCTTCCTCAGGTCCAGGACGAATTCGGAATTAACAGAGGGGAAGCCTCCCTTGCCTTTACGGCTGTGATGATCGGTTTTGGTCTTGGAAACCTGATTGTTGGAAGACTGGTGGATCGATTTGGTATTTTCATCCCGCTCTTGCTGTCCTGCCTGTTAATCTCTGGCGGTTTTTACCTGTCTACGGTGGTCAGTAGTTTCTGGTTGTTCTCGGTCATTCAGGGCACGATGATTGGCCTGGGAACCTCGACCCTGTTTGGCCCCCTGATGTCAGATATTTCCCACTGGTTTTTTAAAAGACTGGGGATCGCAATCGCAACAGCGGCCAGCGGCAATTATTTTGCCGGCTGTTTTTGGCCATTATTTATAAAGGATATCGTTGCAACAGAGGGCTGGCGAGAGGCGTATAGCCTCGTTTCCATTATTCTGTTGGCAACAATGCTGCCATTGGCGATGATGTTAAGAAGAAAGGTTCCTTCAAAGATCCCTACTGCCAGTGCCGCAGACCAGCCCACTCAAACCATGAGGGGGAAAACCGACCTTCAACCGAATATGTTACAAGGTTTGCTGGTTATTGCGGGGATTGGGTGTTGCGTTGCCATGTCAATGCCTCAGGTTCATATCGTGGCCTATTCTGATGATCTGGGATATGGGATTGAGCGAGGTGCGGAAATGCTTTCCCTGATGCTCGCCGGTGGTATTGTAAGCCGCCTTGCGTCAGGATTCCTCGCAGATTTATTTGGTGGTATCAAAACCCTCCTTCTTGGATCCGTTCTACAGTGTATCGGCCTGATCCTTTATATGCCATTTGATGGGTTAATGGCCCTATATATCATTTCTTTCATTTTTGGCCTGTCCCAAGGGGGGATTGTCCCAAGTTACGCCATCATTGTCCGTGAATATTTACCGGCCCACGAAGCTGGACAGCGTGTAGGGCTGGTTATTCTGGCGACGGTCGCAGGGATGGCTCTTGGTGGATGGCTGTCTGGCCTGATTTATGATCTGACGCAATCCTACCGGGCAGCGTTCATTAACGGCATTGGCTGGAATTTGCTCAATATTGGCATTATGACATTCGTTTTGTGGCGGTCTCGCCTGACATTACAGCCCGGCTAA
- a CDS encoding alcohol dehydrogenase has translation MKSYQFEEYGEELVENVAAEPSVAGGQVLIKISACGVCHSDIHIWEGYFGLGGDKKLDIKGKRKLPFTLGHEIVGEVVAVGPDVTSVKVGEQHVVYPWIGCDECPTCDAGNGHLCNRPRALGVDVDGGYSDHLLVPHEKYLLDYGDLPKELACTYTCSGLTAYSAIKKVKPLADNGTLMIIGCGGVGLAGMAIVKSVTNAKVYVADIDPEKRQAGLDAGAEAAFDPNDRDQFKEIMRLTDGGVNAAIDFVGAESSARFGASILAKAGRLVIVGLFGGNFSLPLPMFPIKAIGIEGSMVGSLAEMHELMELAKAGKLNALTLDERPMNEAYNALTDLQKGNVVGRVVLKN, from the coding sequence ATGAAAAGCTATCAATTCGAGGAATATGGCGAAGAACTGGTTGAAAATGTAGCCGCAGAGCCGTCTGTCGCCGGGGGACAGGTTCTTATAAAAATTTCAGCTTGTGGAGTTTGCCATAGTGATATCCATATTTGGGAGGGATATTTCGGCCTTGGAGGAGACAAGAAACTAGATATTAAAGGGAAGCGCAAACTCCCTTTTACTCTTGGACATGAAATTGTAGGAGAGGTTGTTGCGGTTGGTCCCGATGTGACGTCCGTCAAGGTTGGCGAGCAACATGTTGTCTATCCGTGGATCGGTTGTGATGAATGTCCAACTTGCGACGCCGGGAACGGTCATCTGTGTAATCGCCCGCGGGCACTGGGCGTTGATGTGGACGGCGGATATAGCGATCATTTGCTTGTGCCACATGAAAAATATCTTCTGGATTATGGTGATCTTCCTAAAGAACTTGCTTGTACCTACACCTGTTCGGGTTTGACCGCGTATAGCGCGATTAAAAAGGTAAAACCTTTGGCTGATAATGGCACATTGATGATCATTGGTTGTGGCGGTGTCGGGCTGGCGGGTATGGCCATTGTCAAATCAGTGACCAACGCAAAAGTATATGTTGCCGATATTGATCCAGAGAAACGCCAGGCAGGCCTTGATGCCGGTGCAGAAGCAGCGTTTGATCCAAATGACCGGGATCAGTTCAAGGAAATCATGCGCCTGACAGATGGCGGCGTCAATGCGGCCATTGATTTTGTGGGTGCAGAAAGCAGTGCCCGATTTGGCGCCAGCATTCTGGCAAAAGCAGGCAGATTGGTGATCGTCGGTTTGTTCGGTGGGAATTTTTCTCTTCCGCTTCCCATGTTTCCCATTAAGGCAATCGGGATTGAAGGTTCCATGGTCGGAAGCCTTGCCGAGATGCATGAATTAATGGAGCTTGCCAAAGCGGGCAAATTGAATGCCCTTACTTTGGATGAACGCCCAATGAACGAAGCGTATAATGCGCTGACAGATCTTCAAAAAGGAAATGTCGTAGGGCGTGTTGTGCTTAAGAACTGA